Genomic segment of Vicinamibacterales bacterium:
GAACTTCAGCTCGATTGGCATCCAGATCGGCGGCATCGGGGCGCTGGCGCCGAACCGGCGTCACGACCTGGCCCGCCTGGGACTGCGTGCGATGCTGGCCGGCACCCTGGCGAACTTCGTGACCGCGACCATCGCCGGGTTCCTGCTGTGAGAGCGGGCTCCTGAATTCTGACTCCTGGCTCCTTCTGAGAGGCAGCACATGGCCTACTACGAGCAGGCGGCGGACGCAGCGGCGTTCGTGAAGGGCAAGGCTGGCGCCATGCCAGACGTGGCGGTGGTCCTCGGTTCCGGCCTCGGCGATTTCGTCGAGCGGGTGAGGCACGCGGTGATCCTGCCGTACGGCCAGATCCCCAATTGGCCGCCGTCGGGCGTCGTCGGTCATGCCGGCCAGTTGGTGCTCGGTGAGTTGTGCGGGAAACGTGTGGCGGTGCTCGCCGGCCGCGCCCACTACTACGAGGGCCACGACCTGAAGCGTTCGACGTTTCCAATCCGAGTGCTCGGGTTGCTCGGCGTCAAGACGGTGATCCTGACGAACGCGGCGGGCGGAATCAACACGGCCTTCGAATCGGGCGCGCTGATGGTGATCGACGATCACATCAACCTGATGGGCACCAACCCTCTCGTGGGGCCGAACGACGACAGGTTCGGTCCCCGGTTCCCGGACATGACCGACGCGTATTCGAAGCGCCTGCGGGCGATTGCGGATGCGGCGGCGCGGGCGCGCGGCGTGACAGTGGCCCACGGGGTGTACGCGGCGCTGCACGGCCCGAGCTACGAGACGCCGGCCGAGATCCGGTATCTGCGGGCGATCGGGGCCGACGCGGTCGGGATGTCCACGGCGCCCGAGACGATCGTGGCCCGCCACATGGGCATCGAGGTCCTGGCGATCTCCTGCATCACCAACATGGCGGCCGGCGTGCTCGACGCGCCGCTGAACCACGCCGAGGTGATGGCGACCGCGGCGCGCGTGAAGGACCAGTTCATCGCGCTGCTCGAAGGA
This window contains:
- a CDS encoding purine-nucleoside phosphorylase, which translates into the protein MAYYEQAADAAAFVKGKAGAMPDVAVVLGSGLGDFVERVRHAVILPYGQIPNWPPSGVVGHAGQLVLGELCGKRVAVLAGRAHYYEGHDLKRSTFPIRVLGLLGVKTVILTNAAGGINTAFESGALMVIDDHINLMGTNPLVGPNDDRFGPRFPDMTDAYSKRLRAIADAAARARGVTVAHGVYAALHGPSYETPAEIRYLRAIGADAVGMSTAPETIVARHMGIEVLAISCITNMAAGVLDAPLNHAEVMATAARVKDQFIALLEGVIEGVGADAVSLG